The Salmo trutta chromosome 6, fSalTru1.1, whole genome shotgun sequence genome has a window encoding:
- the LOC115195364 gene encoding rho guanine nucleotide exchange factor 4 isoform X5 has translation MDDQELGFKAGDVIEVVDATNKEWWWGRILDSEGWFPASFVRLRVNQDEPMEEYLAQLEEAGAGENDQPGVGLFLGPGLPCKEQMRANVINEIMITERDYIKHLKDICEGYIKQCRKRIDMFTEEQLLCIFGNIEDIYRFQKRFLKGLEKRFNKEQPHLSEIGSCFLEHQTGFQIYSEYCNNHPNACVQLSRRMKTNKYVFFFEACRLLQKMIDISLDGFLLTPVQKICKYPLQLAELLKYTNPQHRDYKDVEAALNAMKNVARLINERKRRLENIDKIAQWQRSIEDWEGEDILSRSSDLIFSGELTKISQPQAKSQQRMFFLFDHQMVHCKKDLLRRDMLYYKGRMDMDQMEVVDVEDGKEKDFNVSVKNALKLRSLAGDEVHLLCAKKPEQKQRWLRAFQDERRQVQHDRETGFSITEVQKKQAMLNACKSHPAGKPKAVTRPYCDFLLRQKQPSLPSSVPQQQVFMLAEPKRKATTFWQNIGRLTPFKK, from the exons ATGGACGACCAGGAGCTGGGCTTCAAGGCGGGGGATGTCATCGAGGTAGTGGATGCCACCAACAAAGAGTGGTGGTGGGGACGCATCCTGGACAGTGAGGGCTGGTTCCCAGCCAGCTTCGTCCGG TTGCGTGTGAACCAGGATGAGCCTATGGAGGAGTATCTAGCCCAGCTGgaggaggctggggctggggagaaTGACCAGCCAGGCGTGGGCCTGTTTCTGGGACCAGGCCTGCCTTGTAAGGAACAGATGAGGGCTAATGTCATCAATGAGATCATGATCACAGAGAGAGACTACATCAAACACCTCAAAGACATCTGTGAG GGTTACATCAAGCAGTGCCGTAAGAGGATAGACATGTTCACAGAGGAGCAGCTGCTGTGTATCTTCGGGAACATCGAGGACATCTACCGCTTCCAGAAAAGGTTCCTGAAAGGTCTGGAGAAGAGGTTCAACAAGGAGCAGCCGCACCTCAGCGAGATCGGCTCCTGCTTCCTGGAACAT caAACAGGCTTCCAGATTTACTCGGAGTACTGTAACAACCACCCCAACGCCTGTGTGCAGTTGTCCCGGCGGATGAAGACCAACAAGTATGTGTTCTTCTTCGAGGCTTGTCGTCTGCTCCAGAAGATGATTGACATCTCGCTGGATGGGTTCCTGCTAACGCCCGTCCAGAAGATCTGCAAGTACCCTCTGCAGCTGGCCGAGCTACTGAAATACACCAACCCCCAGCACAG GGACTATAAGGACGTGGAGGCTGCCTTGAACGCCATGAAGAACGTGGCCAGGCTGATCAACGAGAGGAAGCGACGCCTGGAGAACATCGACAAGATCGCCCAATGGCAGCGCTCCATAGAGGACTGGGAG GGAGAAGATATCCTCAGTAGAAGTTCAGATCTGATCTTCTCTGGAGAGCTGACGAAGATCTCCCAGCCTCAGGCTAAGAGCCAGCAGCGCATGTTCTTCCTCTTCGACCACCAGATGGTCCACTGCAAAAAG GACCTCCTGCGCAGGGACATGCTGTACTATAAGGGTCGTATGGACATGGACCAGATGGAGGTGGTGGATGTGGAGGACGGGAAGGAGAAGGACTTCAACGTGTCGGTGAAGAACGCTCTGAAACTGCGCTCGCTGGCGGGGGACGAGGTCCACCTGCTGTGTGCCAAGAAGCCTGAGCAGAAACAACGCTGGCTCCGAGCCTTCCAGGACGAGAGGAGGCAGGTGCAGCACGACCGCGAGACAG GATTCTCCATTACTGAGGTCCAGAAGAAACAGGCCATGCTCAACGCCTGCAAAAGCCATCCAGCTGGGAAGCCCAAAG cGGTGACCCGGCCCTATTGTGACTTCCTGCTCCGTCAGAAGCAGCCATCTCTGCCCAGCAGCGTGCCCCAGCAGCAGGTCTTCATGCTGGCTGAGCCCAAACGCAAGGCAACCACCTTCTGGCAAAACATCGGCAGACTGACGCCTTTCAAGAAGTGA